TCTATGAGAAAAAGTGGAACGCTTGACAAAGCAATCGCTTTCTTAACTGAGGCAGGAATAGAAACTAAAGTTTTTGATGGTGTGGAAGAAGATCCTTCCTCTGCAACCAGCTTAAAGGGTGCTGAAGTCATGAGTGCTTTTGAACCGGACTGGATCATTGGGTTAGGTGGCTGTTCTGCAATTGATGCAGCGAAAATCATGTGGGTATTCTACGAATATCCTGATACAGATTTTGATTCATTAATTAAACCTTTCACAGTTCCTGTACTTAGAAATAAGGCGAGATTCATCGCAATTCCTTCTACCAGCGGAACTGGAACTGAAACGACAGGACTGGCCGTAATCACAGATCGTGAAAAAGGGGTAAAATATCCCATTGTATCTTATGAGCTGACGCCTGACATTGCTATTGTTGATGGTGAAATATGTGCTTCAATGCCTGCTCATATCACTTCAAATACTGGTTTGGATGCATTGACGCATTGTGTGGAAGCTTATGTTTCCAATATTGAAAACAATTATGCAGATGCTCTGGCGAAAGGTGGTTTGGAAATCGTTTTTGATAATCTGAAAGAAGCAGTAAATAATCCAACGAACATTAAAGCCCGTCAGAATATGCATGATGCCTCTTTTATGGCAGGTCTGGCGTTTAATAATGCGTGGTTGGGGATTGTTCATTCGCTTTCTCACCAAGTAGGTGCATTATATGGAATCCCACATGGAGCTTCCAATGCAATTTTCCTTCCGAATGTGATCCGTTTTAATGCACAGGCTAGTAATCGTTTTCCTGATCTGGCGAAAGTAATTGGTAAGGAAACTGCGGAAGATCTTGCTCAGGCTGTAGAAACTCTTCGTTCGGAAGTGAATAATAATGCTTCGCTTAAAGAGTTCGGAATTTCAAGAGAAGATTGGGACAAAAACCTTGATTATATAGCTAACAACGCATTAATTGATCCTTGTACAGGTTTCAATCCTCGTGTACCTACGCTGGAAGATCTGAAAATTATTTACAACGCCTGTTATGAAGGTCTTGTATATAGAGAAAAAACAGTTCTGAATTAACACTTAATTCTCTGAGAATAAAACAAGAAAAAAGACCATTCAAAAGAGTGGTCTTTTTTCACTTTATCAAATACCTAAAGGGATCAGAAAAATGATCTTTAGATTATCTGGACAAAGCTACTTGCTACAACTCAAGTCCGCAGCTTGACCCTACCGGAATACATTTTTTTACAAATGAACACCAGAAATAACCTGCTAAAAACATAGGTATACTCCTTGAACTGTTTTCAATTCCTGTTTTGAAAGTTTTTTAAATTTTCCATGATAATTTTTTTGATTCTCCTACTCTATAAGCTTTTCGAATACAAAGGAAATCCAGTCGGTTAAAGTGTATGATGCTCAGGGAAGAATTATTCAGAAACAAATCGGAATTAATTCTCAAAATACCCAAGTCAGCATTCACAGCAGTAATCAGGGAGTGTATTATTTCAAAGTAATTACTTATAAAGGAGTACTCCTTAAGAAAGTGATTAAAATTAAACATAAAACCCTTTCAGTATGCATTGCTGAAAGGGTATTTTAAAAACTTCTATCTCGTGAGAATATATTATTCTACAGGAATAGCAAAAGCCAACCTTTCGGATGGCTTTTATTTTATTGATAAATTACTACATCATCTTTTTTAATCTGGTAACGTGATTTTTTGTAAGGAACTAACACATAAATTTCTTTAATATAACTTCCGCTTTTCCACATTTTGCTTTTCCCTTCCCTGTTAAGGATAATGCTTTTTGCATTTCCATCTGGAATGAAAATTTCAGCTCTTTTCATATCTTTACTAAAGATAACGGCTGTCATTGAAGTATAACTTTTATCTGAATTTACTTCCTTCAATTTGATTTTCTGTTCGAAAACCCTTACACAATCATTTTTGATCTGTGAATACGTATAGCCTGCTGAACCTATACAGCCATGAACATCTTTATCACCTCCTTTAGGAGATTTTTGCTGGGTAAAGGCTAAAGAGCTAAGGAGCATTGTGCCCAATAAAATAGTTTTTCTCATATGTAAAATATTAATGGTTTTAGTTTGGTGAAATTATGCCAAAAAGATGGTTTAATTAAATCTAAGATACAAAAAAGCCACTCTTTTTGAATGACTGGTGGATATATTATTTTGTATCTCTGAACTTTTAAATATATTAAAGATAAAGAGGCCGTCTTAACAGACAGCCTCTATTCTATTTATAATTTGGATTTACTGATAAATCACAACATTGTCTTTTTTAAGCTGGTAACCCTTTTTCTTGAATGGAACCAATACATAATCATCTTTTTTCCAGGCTTTACCTCTTCCCAATCTTGTAAGGATCAGGCTTTCTCCGTCTGCATCGGGAACGAAAACCTCTGCTTTTTTCATGTCATCGCTGAAAATTACAGCAGCCATTGACGTAGAACCTCCTGTTGGAGCAACCTCGGTCAATTTAATCTTCTGTTCAAAAACCCGTACACAATCTTTTTTGATCTGGGAGTACGTATACCCTGCAGAACCTATACATCCATGAGCATCTTTATCTCCGCCTAAAGTCTGTGCGAATATAAAAGATCCCAAAAATATGGAGCTAAGTAAGATTATTTTTTTCATAATTATTATTTAAGTTACAAATGTGCGATTAAAAATCATGCCAAAAAAGGAAAAGCCACTCAAAAGAATGGCTCACTATTATTATTTTGTCCAGTTAATCTTTGAATGTTTCACCTCAGTAGAATTGGTTCCGACCATGATGTCAAATTCTCCCGGTTCCCAGTCGAATTTCAGTTCTCCGTTGTAGAATTTAAGGTTTTCCGTAGTGATATCGAAGGTTACTTTCTTAGATTCTCCTTTTTTCAGGAATACTTTCTGGAAGCCTTTCAGTTCTTTTACCGGTCTGGTAATGCTTCCTACCATATCTCTAATATAAAGCTGTACGACTTCCGCACCGTCGTAATTTCCGCTGTTAGTTACTGTTACGGTAGCCTGAACGGTTTGATTTCCTTTCGGATTCGGGTTTGAAACTGATAGATCAGAATAAGTGAATTTAGAATAGCTCAGACCATATCCAAACGGATACAACGGTGTGTTGCACTCATCCATATAATTGGAACGGAATCTTTCGTATTCACATTTATCAACTTTATCCTGGCTCAATGGACGGCCTGTATTTTTTGCATTATAATAGATTGGCACCTGTCCTAAGCTTCTTGGGAAGGTCATCGGAAGTTTTCCGGAAGGATTTACTTTTCCGAACAGAACATCTGAAATGGCATTTCCAGCTTCTGAACCGGCAAACCACGCATTAAGAATAGCATCAGGTATATCTTTTACATTAGTTAAAGCTAATGGGCGACCCGTATAAAGCACCATTGCAATTGGTTTTCCTGTTTTTTTCAGTTCATTTAGTAAATCAACCTGAGACTGAGGAATAGTGATCTCCGTTCTTGAAGAAGATTCTCCGCTCATTTCTGCAGATTCACCGATAGCCAGAACGATTACGTCTGCTCTGTTGGCCACGTCAACCGCTTCCTTCAACAGTTGTTCTTTAGAACGGCTATCTCTATCTGTTTTTTTACCGTGAGCTGCATAGATGTCTTCTAATTTAGCATCATAATCAATATTTGCGCCTTTTGCAGAAAGAAATTTCACTTCTTTTCCATAATTGGCCTGAAGACCCTGCATCAAGGAAACTGAAATAGCATGTTTTGTAGCAACACTCCATGTTCCCCCCATATTTAATGAGTTATTGACCAATGGCCCAATCACTGCTACAGTACCTGATTTTTTCAGTGGAAGTACCTGGTTTTCGTTTTTCAGTAAAACCATAGATTGGGCAGCTGCACTTCTTGCAATGTTTCGGTTTTCCATATTGTAAACCTCCTTAGCTGCGAGCTTTGCATCGCCATAGCGGTAAGGATCATCGAATAATCCAAGATCATATTTTGCTTCAAGAATTCTTCTTGTGGCCATATCGATCTCCGCCTGGGTTACTTTTCCTTCATCTAAAGATTTTTTAAGGGTGGTAAGGAATCCTTCTCCTACCATATCCATATCTACTCCGGCTTTCAGGGCTAATGCAGACACCTGCTGAAGATCTCCCATTCCATGCTCTATCATTTCATTGATTCCGGTATAATCGGTCACCACGAAACCTTTGAAGTTCCACATTTTTCTCAGGACATCGGTTTGAAGCCATTTGTTTCCGGTTGCAGGAACTCCGTCCACTTCATTGAAAGAAGCCATAACAGAAGCTACACCAGCATCTACTGCTGCTTTGTAGGGTGGGAAGTATTCGTTGAACATTCTCACATGGCTCATATCTACGGTATTGTAATCACGTCCGCCTTCACCTGCACCATATAACGCAAAGTGCTTCACACAGGCTAAAATAGTATTGCCTACAGAAAGGTCTTTCCCCTGGTAACCATAGACCATATTTTTAGAAATTTCACTTCCCAAATAAGGATCTTCTCCTGAACCTTCGGATACTCTACCCCATCTTGGCTCACGGGAAATATCCACCATTGGCGAGAATGTCCAGTTGATTCCGTCTGAAGAAGCTTCTTTAGCAGCAACTCTTGCAGACTGCTGAACCAAATTCATATCCCATGAAGCGGCAAGTCCCAAAGGAATCGGGAACGTGGTTTCATAACCGTGAATCACATCCATTCCGAAGATCAACGGAATTTTGAGACGGCTTTTTTCTACAGCCACTTTCTGAACTGCTTTGATTTTATCCGCTCCTTTTATATTGAATAATCCTCCTACTAACCCTTGCTCTACTTTCTTTCCGATATCCGAACTTTGAGCCAGTCCGGTTGTAAAATCTCCGGAAGTTGGTAAATTCAACTGTCCAATCTTTTCATCTAAAGTCATTTTAGACAAGAGATTTTCTACGAAAGCTTTTCTTTTAGCCTGGTATTGTACCGTCTGGAAAGACTGCACCGGTTTTGTAATCATTTCTTGTGCAGAAAATACAGGCGAAAGGGCTAAAGCTGCTATGATTATAATCTTCTTCATATAGTTATACTCTTTATTTTACAAATTTATTATTTATTTTCTCATTTTGAGAATATAGGTTAATTATTCAATAATTAAATACAGATTTGGTTTATGGGGATTTCTTTTCAAATATCCTAAAGCACAAATCATATTACCATATTCACTCATACTAGTTTCACGACCTGAAATAGCAAGCCAGTCAGAATATACATTTTCCAATTGATCCGGATCTAAAAAATTTTTCCGATAAACAGACAAATCTATTAATATTCTATTATTTTTCTCTTCTATTATGCGAAGGTTTACTTTTTCCAAAAAAATAAAATTTAGAAAATTATTAATATTGCCTTTGTTCATAAACAAAGATTCAAACTTATAAAAACCTTTGAAATCAGTATATACATATTTTTCTAAAAACATATCTTCATCAAGAAGAACATTATTGTCTGGCTGGTCCAACGCTATAAAAGTCAAGCCCATTTAATATTTTGATTTTTGACTTAACATCCATTCATAAAACTGTGGATTTGAATACGTCGAATCCCATGAGTTATGGTTATCATCAGGAAAAATAGTTAAGGTCACATTTGGATTTACTTTTTTTAAAGCCTGATACATTTCAATTGAATTCATTGGAGAAACGATATCATCATTTCCTCCATGAAAAATCTTTATGGGAAGATCTTTGTATCGCTCTATATTGGCCCCCATTATTTTATCTGCTGGTGCACATACCGGAGCTATCGCTGCAAACATTTCAGGATGTTCCAGCGCCAGTTTCCAGGTTCCCCACCCTCCCAATGAGAGTCCTGTGAGATAAATTCTGGAAGCATCAATTTTATATTTTTTCTGAATTTCTTTGATCAGGTTATAAATCGTTATAGTATCCCACCATGAATCTGCAGGACACTGCGGTGCTAAAATAGCTACAGGTTCTTTGATCAGGTTTTTATAGGTAAAAGGACTGTGAGCTTTAACCAATTCAAGGTTGTTTCCTCTTTCTCCTGAACCATGCAGAAACACGATCAACGGAACATTACCTTTTACTTTTTGAGGATAATCCAGGATATAGGACATTTTTTCTGTCCTTTTGATTTCTTTGTTTAATTCGCCTTTTATCTCCTGTGCATTTACAGACAATGAAAATGGCAGTAATAAAAGAGGAAGGTGTTTTAATTTTAATTTCATATTGTTATTTATGTTTGGCTAAAAGCCGTTTGGTGTATTTTATTTAAACGGACAAAAGCCCATTTGTATGAATATCAATTTGGTTACTAATAAAACTGGATTAAAAATACGGATTATTTGATTCCATATTTCTCGGACTGGAAACTTAATTTTTTAAGCCCCTGCTGAATCTCGGGTGCATTCATGAATAATTTCCAGAGAAATCCGGTTCTGTAGTTTTCAATCATCGGAGCAATTGTCCCCTGATCTATGGCTAAATATCTTGGAGTAAACCAGTTATTGTAATTCACCGACGTAGCATCATATGGTCCTGCCGAACCGATAAATTCAGGTTTCTCAGTATATAGGAATCTCAGAAAGTTCATAGATTCTTTGGGGGTGTACGGAAAACTGCTTAATGCTGCTGTAGGGGTAATGACACCGTTATCGTTGGTTGGCATATGAGCGGTATACCCCGTACTTCCGTCTTCATTTCTTGTGTAACCTGCTGTGAGTCCCCAATAGTTCGGGCCGTAGCCTTTCCATTGTTTTGGATTTTCCACGCAGTATTTATAGTCGATCAGGACTTGATTTTTATTTAGCTCAAAATAATTTTTGACCAGTTTATCGGACAGACCAGTAGGATCTAACCCGATATAGGAATATTGTGACCAAAAGAGTGGTCCGCCGTATTCTTCGACGTAATTGTGTTTTACATAAAGTGGAAGTCCGTATTTTGTTTTATCTGAAAGGTAAGTTCCGTTTCTCGTCCAACCTTTGTAATAGGTTTCTGCATCAATGGGATGTGTAGGTGACGAAGCGGCCAGGATGTAAGTAATAAGGCATTCGTTATATCCCTCGAGCGGAAAATTCATTTCCCACTGGTAGTCCGGTGACCAATGCCAGTAAAGGACTTTTTCACCTCCTTTTGTATACCAGTTCCACTGGATACCTTTCCAAAGTTCGTCGCATTTTGCAGCCAGAGCTTTTTCTTCGGCGTTACCATTTTTAAAGTATTCACGCACCATGAGAATTCCTGAAGTAAGAAATGCGGTCTCTACAAGGTCTCCGCCATTGTCTTTTTTGCCGAAAGGAACTGTTTTTCCAGTCTCTCCGTTGATCCAATGAGACCAGGCTCCTTTGTGACGGTCTGCCTTCGCAAGGAAATCCATCATATGGGTTAGTCGCTGCACTGCTTCTTTTCTAGGAACAAACCCTCTTTCCACGCCTACCAATACGGTCGCTAATCCGAATCCGGAACCTCCGGTTGTAACTACATGCTTATCATTATCCGGATAAATATTGTCTTCATGATAACGTTCTCTTCCCAGCATGGATTTGGGTTCTGCATAATCCCAGAAATATTTCAGGGCATCTTTCTGAACTCTGTCCATAAGCTGCTCGTCTGTGATGTTACTGTTTACAATTTGGTTTTGAGCAGTTTCCTGTTTTGAAGTTTGGCTGTTTTTACATGAATAAGCAAAGAATAAAGCGGTTACGGCAATTGATAAAACGGTCCTTTTCATGAAATCTTTTTTTGGCTGGTTATACTAAAAGAAGAGGAGAACTTTCATTCTCCTCTAAAGTTTTTATGGTTTATTTTTAATAGCCTGGGTTTTGGGTAAAAGCACCGTTACTTTGATCCATTGCATCTAGTGGTATAGGAAATACCTCATTTTTTCCGGCTTTAAATCCGTAAGGAGCCAGTACTGTAGCCGCCTGGCCAGTTCTTACCAAGTCAACAAAACGGTCTCCTTCAAGTGCCAACTCTACTCTCCTTTCATGCCATATTGCTGTACGTAAATCTGTCTGAGTTGTAGCGGTGGTTCCTAAAAGACCAGCTCTGGTTCTAACTTTGTTTAAGTTTAAAGTTGCTGTAGCCATATTTCCCAATTCATTGGCCGCCTCTGCATTGATCAAAAGAATTTCTGCAAAACGCAATATCCTGATATTTTGGATAGATCCATATCCACAAGCATTATTATTTAAAGCTTTTGGCACATATACTTTTTGGTTATATGTAGTCACGGAATTAGCATCACCCATTGCAATAAGATCACCCTCAGGAGTCGTTTCACCGTTTCTAAGTATCGTAAGCTCTTTTCTGATATCACCTGCTTCAAAGGCATTTTCAAGAGCATTTGAAGGGGTGAAAAAGCCCCACCCGAACTGGTCTCTAACTCCCTGAACTTCGGCATACTGACTTCCTTTATATGGAGGTTCACATCCGCAATTCACTTCAAAAACAGATTCTTTACCAAATTCACCTGCCGGTCTGAATAAATGATTAAAGTCGGGATCTAAGTCATATCCCATAGCAATTAACTGGTTAGATGTATCATATGCTTTCTGCCAATCTTTTTTATAAAGATATACTTTTGAAAGTAAACCTAATGCTGCCCCTTTCGTTACTCTTCCTAAATCTGAAGCCGGATAAGTCTGTGGAAGAACTTCTGCAGCAGCGGTAAGGTCTGATATAATAAAATTATAAACTTCATCGACTGAATTTCTAGGTTTATCATACACAGTTTCCACTTTATCATAAATTGGAACACCTCCATAAATTCTTACTAAATTAAAATAGAAATATGCTCTCAACATTCTGGATTCTGCGATCAGTCTGTTTTTCAGGGTAGTATCCATGTCGATTGCAGGAACGTTGGTTATTACCTGATTCGTTCTGTTTACAGCCTGCCACTGTCCTATCCAATAGCCTCTTACTCCTTCATCACTCACTGTATAAGTGAAATTATCATAAACATTAATGAAAGAAGAATCTCCAGGATTAGAACCTTTTACTACATCATCTGCCGGAACTCCGAAAACAAATTGATAAGGAAAAGCGGAATTTTCCCAACTTCTTAGAAAGCTATAGATAGCACTGGTTGCCTGCAAAGCATCTTCTTTTGTTTTGAAAAATGATGATGCTTCTGTCTGACCTTCTTGTTTTATATCTAAATAATCATCTTTACAACTTACCGCAAGTGAAAATAATGCGATTGATAAAAATATCTTTTTCATAACTCTTTCTTATTAAAATGTTAAGTTCATACCAATGGTATAGATTGCCGAAATCGGATAGATATTATTATCAATACCCATTTGCACTCTGTCTGTATTTAAAATCTCAGGTGAAAAACCGTTGTACTTAAAACTTGTCCAAGGGTTCTGAGCGCTTATATACAATCTCAATTTAGTAATAGACATAGCTTTACTAAATGTTTGGGGTAGATTATATCCTAATTGAATATTTCTGATTCTGATATAACTTCCGTCTTCTACATAGAAACTGTTAGGCAAGATAATCGCTTGATTATTAGTTGCCATTGGATAATAGTTTGATGTTCCTTCACCATGCCATCTGTTGTTATAGAAATCTAAATCCCAGCTTTCATTTCCATAGCGTTGTTCTCTATTGAAGTTATATATTTTATTTCCAAAAACACCTTGAAAATCAATAGCAAAATCGAAGTCATACACATTCAGATTAACACCAAATCCATAAGTCCCTTTTGGAATAGGACTTCCTAAAAAAGTTTTATCTCTAGTATCAATCACTCCGTTCCCATCTAGATCGGCAAATTGAAACCCTCCTGGTGTTGCTCCATTTTGTATTGCAGCAGCATCTACTTCTCCCTGATTTTGGAAAACTCCCTGCACCTGATATCCGTAATAGGAACCTACAGCCTGGCCTTCCTGTAACCTGATGATTGAATTCCCGTATAGACTGGCTCCGGTCTGTAAATAAGATCCATTAGCAACTGAGGTAATTCTATTCTTGAGAGTCGTTAAATTACCATAAATACCAATTTTTATATTGTCATTAATTTTAGTGTCATAGTTTACAGAAACTTCAAATCCTTTATTATTAAAAGAATAAGCATTGGTAATATAATTATTCCAGTTACCGGCACCGGAAACAGTTCCCTGTACGATACCATATACAACATCTTTAGTGTCTTTATCGAAATAGGTAGCATCAATTTTCAGTTTATTATTGAATAATCCCATTTCCAGTCCCAAATCTCTCCCCGTTGTCGTTTCCCAACCAATATTCGGATCTATAATCTTATCTATGGTTTGTGCCGGGGCTCCATTCTCTCCATAATAGGCACCTTCCTGAATTTTTGTGGTATTAAGTGTGTAGG
The Chryseobacterium sp. W4I1 DNA segment above includes these coding regions:
- a CDS encoding prolyl oligopeptidase family serine peptidase, translated to MKLKLKHLPLLLLPFSLSVNAQEIKGELNKEIKRTEKMSYILDYPQKVKGNVPLIVFLHGSGERGNNLELVKAHSPFTYKNLIKEPVAILAPQCPADSWWDTITIYNLIKEIQKKYKIDASRIYLTGLSLGGWGTWKLALEHPEMFAAIAPVCAPADKIMGANIERYKDLPIKIFHGGNDDIVSPMNSIEMYQALKKVNPNVTLTIFPDDNHNSWDSTYSNPQFYEWMLSQKSKY
- a CDS encoding RagB/SusD family nutrient uptake outer membrane protein produces the protein MKKIFLSIALFSLAVSCKDDYLDIKQEGQTEASSFFKTKEDALQATSAIYSFLRSWENSAFPYQFVFGVPADDVVKGSNPGDSSFINVYDNFTYTVSDEGVRGYWIGQWQAVNRTNQVITNVPAIDMDTTLKNRLIAESRMLRAYFYFNLVRIYGGVPIYDKVETVYDKPRNSVDEVYNFIISDLTAAAEVLPQTYPASDLGRVTKGAALGLLSKVYLYKKDWQKAYDTSNQLIAMGYDLDPDFNHLFRPAGEFGKESVFEVNCGCEPPYKGSQYAEVQGVRDQFGWGFFTPSNALENAFEAGDIRKELTILRNGETTPEGDLIAMGDANSVTTYNQKVYVPKALNNNACGYGSIQNIRILRFAEILLINAEAANELGNMATATLNLNKVRTRAGLLGTTATTQTDLRTAIWHERRVELALEGDRFVDLVRTGQAATVLAPYGFKAGKNEVFPIPLDAMDQSNGAFTQNPGY
- a CDS encoding T9SS type A sorting domain-containing protein, which gives rise to MSFSNTKEIQSVKVYDAQGRIIQKQIGINSQNTQVSIHSSNQGVYYFKVITYKGVLLKKVIKIKHKTLSVCIAERVF
- a CDS encoding glucoamylase family protein; amino-acid sequence: MKRTVLSIAVTALFFAYSCKNSQTSKQETAQNQIVNSNITDEQLMDRVQKDALKYFWDYAEPKSMLGRERYHEDNIYPDNDKHVVTTGGSGFGLATVLVGVERGFVPRKEAVQRLTHMMDFLAKADRHKGAWSHWINGETGKTVPFGKKDNGGDLVETAFLTSGILMVREYFKNGNAEEKALAAKCDELWKGIQWNWYTKGGEKVLYWHWSPDYQWEMNFPLEGYNECLITYILAASSPTHPIDAETYYKGWTRNGTYLSDKTKYGLPLYVKHNYVEEYGGPLFWSQYSYIGLDPTGLSDKLVKNYFELNKNQVLIDYKYCVENPKQWKGYGPNYWGLTAGYTRNEDGSTGYTAHMPTNDNGVITPTAALSSFPYTPKESMNFLRFLYTEKPEFIGSAGPYDATSVNYNNWFTPRYLAIDQGTIAPMIENYRTGFLWKLFMNAPEIQQGLKKLSFQSEKYGIK
- a CDS encoding iron-containing alcohol dehydrogenase is translated as MSKLFIAGEVFHGPGSLEELKNIKGKKAVIVTGGGSMRKSGTLDKAIAFLTEAGIETKVFDGVEEDPSSATSLKGAEVMSAFEPDWIIGLGGCSAIDAAKIMWVFYEYPDTDFDSLIKPFTVPVLRNKARFIAIPSTSGTGTETTGLAVITDREKGVKYPIVSYELTPDIAIVDGEICASMPAHITSNTGLDALTHCVEAYVSNIENNYADALAKGGLEIVFDNLKEAVNNPTNIKARQNMHDASFMAGLAFNNAWLGIVHSLSHQVGALYGIPHGASNAIFLPNVIRFNAQASNRFPDLAKVIGKETAEDLAQAVETLRSEVNNNASLKEFGISREDWDKNLDYIANNALIDPCTGFNPRVPTLEDLKIIYNACYEGLVYREKTVLN
- the bglX gene encoding beta-glucosidase BglX; this encodes MKKIIIIAALALSPVFSAQEMITKPVQSFQTVQYQAKRKAFVENLLSKMTLDEKIGQLNLPTSGDFTTGLAQSSDIGKKVEQGLVGGLFNIKGADKIKAVQKVAVEKSRLKIPLIFGMDVIHGYETTFPIPLGLAASWDMNLVQQSARVAAKEASSDGINWTFSPMVDISREPRWGRVSEGSGEDPYLGSEISKNMVYGYQGKDLSVGNTILACVKHFALYGAGEGGRDYNTVDMSHVRMFNEYFPPYKAAVDAGVASVMASFNEVDGVPATGNKWLQTDVLRKMWNFKGFVVTDYTGINEMIEHGMGDLQQVSALALKAGVDMDMVGEGFLTTLKKSLDEGKVTQAEIDMATRRILEAKYDLGLFDDPYRYGDAKLAAKEVYNMENRNIARSAAAQSMVLLKNENQVLPLKKSGTVAVIGPLVNNSLNMGGTWSVATKHAISVSLMQGLQANYGKEVKFLSAKGANIDYDAKLEDIYAAHGKKTDRDSRSKEQLLKEAVDVANRADVIVLAIGESAEMSGESSSRTEITIPQSQVDLLNELKKTGKPIAMVLYTGRPLALTNVKDIPDAILNAWFAGSEAGNAISDVLFGKVNPSGKLPMTFPRSLGQVPIYYNAKNTGRPLSQDKVDKCEYERFRSNYMDECNTPLYPFGYGLSYSKFTYSDLSVSNPNPKGNQTVQATVTVTNSGNYDGAEVVQLYIRDMVGSITRPVKELKGFQKVFLKKGESKKVTFDITTENLKFYNGELKFDWEPGEFDIMVGTNSTEVKHSKINWTK